The Dysidea avara chromosome 13, odDysAvar1.4, whole genome shotgun sequence genome includes a region encoding these proteins:
- the LOC136243155 gene encoding histone H3, with protein MARTKQTARKSTGGKAPRKQLATKAARKSAPATGGVKKPHRYRPGTVALREIRRYQKSTELLIRKLPFQRLVREIAQDFKTDLRFQSSAVAALQEASEAYLVGLFEDTNLCAIHAKRVTIMPKDIQLARRIRGERA; from the coding sequence ATGGCTCGTACAAAGCAAACCGCCCGAAAGTCTACTGGAGGAAAGGCTCCAAGGAAGCAGCTTGCCACCAAGGCAGCAAGGAAGAGCGCCCCTGCCACTGGGGGAGTGAAGAAGCCCCATCGTTACAGGCCAGGAACTGTTGCTCTCAGGGAGATCAGGCGTTACCAGAAATCCACTGAGTTGCTGATCAGGAAGCTGCCATTCCAACGTCTGGTCAGGGAGATCGCCCAGGATTTCAAGACCGACCTGCGCTTCCAGAGCTCTGCTGTGGCTGCCCTTCAAGAGGCTAGTGAGGCTTACCTCGTTGGTCTCTTTGAAGATACCAACCTCTGCGCCATCCACGCCAAGAGGGTGACCATCATGCCAAAGGACATCCAACTGGCCAGGCGTATCCGTGGAGAGCGAGCTTAA